Proteins encoded in a region of the Zea mays cultivar B73 chromosome 2, Zm-B73-REFERENCE-NAM-5.0, whole genome shotgun sequence genome:
- the LOC100274033 gene encoding ent-kaurene synthase B yields MAKPLNLTPAFLSLMATSCRFSSGGHAHRFASSLPCGRTTPTPRTTSSSTRPAAQVSPDRSKQRDDEAASETTIRQQLQQVDVLENTGISRHFAGEIKCILDRTYRCWLERHEEIMQDTTTCAMAFRILRMNGYDVSCDLLYHVVETSGIHDPLRGHLNDTRTLLELHKASTVSISEDESILDSIGLRSSTLLREQMESSGALQNPPLFREVEHALYHPFYATLDRLTHRWNIENFNTTEHQMLDTPYLSSRYTSRDILALGIRDFNSSQLTYQQELQHLKSWVKECRLDQLPFVRQNLAYFLLSAAGCMYSPELSEARTLCAKNGALITVVDDFFDVGGSKEELENLVMLVELWDEHRKIEFYSEHVEIIFSSIYNSVNQYGAKASLLQDRNVTKHLVQIWLDLLKSMMTEVEWRLNKYVPTEEEYMTNASLTFALGPIVLPALYFVGPKIPESIVKDPEYDELFKLMSTCGRLLNDVQSFEREYKEGKLNIVSLLVLHGGSMSISDARRKLQKPIDTCRRDLLRLVLREESVVPRPCKELFWKMCKVCYFFYSRTDGFRSPVERAKEVNAVINEPLKLQENHTHMSVL; encoded by the exons ATGGCCAAGCCACTGAACCTGACTCCTGCCTTCCTCTCGCTGATGGCCACCAGCTGCCGCTTCAGCTCCGGCGGGCATGCGCACCGCTTCGCCTCGTCGCTACCGTGCGGGAGGACGACGCCGACGCCACGGACCACGTCGTCGTCTACGCGCCCTGCGGCTCAGG TTAGCCCTGACAGAAGCAAGCAACGCGATGACGAAGCAGCATCGGAGACTACGATAAGGCAGCAGCTCCAGCAAGTCGATGTGCTTGAGAACACGGGGATTTCTCGGCATTTTGCTGGTGAAATCAAGTGTATCCTTGACAGGACATACAG ATGTTGGTTAGAGAGGCACGAGGAAATTATGCAGGACACAACAACATGTGCGATGGCATTTCGTATTCTAAGGATGAACGGATATGATGTCTCTTGTG ATCTGTTGTATCATGTTGTTGAAACATCCGGGATCCATGATCCACTTAGGGGACATTTGAATGACACAAGAACCTTGTTAGAATTACACAAGGCCTCTACAGTTAGTATCTCTGAAGACGAGTCTATCCTGGATAGCATAGGCTTAAGGTCAAGTACCTTACTGAGGGAACAAATGGAGTCTAGTGGTGCTCTACAAAATCCTCCACTCTTTAGAGAG GTGGAACATGCTCTGTACCATCCCTTCTACGCCACATTGGACCGTCTAACCCACAGGTGGAACATTGAAAATTTCAATACTACAGAGCACCAGATGCTAGACACACCATACTT GTCCAGTCGATATACCAGTAGAGATATTCTAGCCTTGGGTATCAGAGACTTCAATTCCTCTCAACTTACTTACCAGCAAGAACTTCAACATCTTAAAAG TTGGGTGAaagaatgcaggttggaccaACTACCATTTGTGAGGCAAAATTTGGCATACTTCTTATTGTCCGCTGCTGGCTGCATGTACTCCCCTGAACTGTCTGAAGCTCGCACTTTGTGTGCAAAAAATGGTGCACTCATAActgttgttgatgacttctttgaTGTTGGAGGATCAAAAGAAGAACTTGAAAACCTTGTCATGTTGGTTGAGCT GTGGGACGAGCATCGCAAAATTGAGTTTTACTCAGAACATGTAGAGATTATATTTTCTTCAATTTACAACTCAGTTAACCAGTATGGTGCAAAGGCTTCTTTGTTACAAGACCGCAATGTTACCAAacacctagtacaaata TGGTTGGATTTGCTAAAGTCTATGATGACAGAGGTAGAGTGGCGTTTGAACAAATATGTGCCAACAGAGGAGGAATACATGACAAATGCATCTTTAACATTTGCATTGGGTCCCATTGTATTGCCAGCGTTGTATTTTGTTGGACCGAAGATCCCGGAGTCTATTGTTAAAGATCCAGAATACGATGAGTTGTTCAAGCTAATGAGCACATGTGGTCGACTCTTGAATGATGTTCAGAGTTTTGAG AGGGAGTACAAGGAGGGCAAGTTGAACATTGTTTCTCTCCTCGTTCTTCATGGTGGCTCCATGTCCATATCAGATGCCAGAAGGAAATTACAGAAGCCCATAGACACATGTAGGAGAGACCTCCTAAGACTAGTTCTTCGTGAAGAAAGTGTTGTTCCTAGGCCATGCAAGGAATTATTCTGGAAAATGTGCAAGGTCTGCTACTTCTTTTACTCGAGAACTGATGGGTTTAGGTCACCAGTGGAGAGGGCCAAAGAAGTGAATGCAGTGATCAACGAGCCATTAAAACTACAAGAAAACCATACACACATGTCTGTTTTGTGA
- the LOC100273642 gene encoding uncharacterized protein LOC100273642 precursor, translating to MARKDTVPLVTASGFVVASLLLLLCATRCEARVMAASRSRSRSTSPLLNVLFKLNFIRTVEPPRRLPTPTADATVSLAAGDTNSPFCVNPPDAPSSTTPPSTSSTSSTTPPSTSSTPSLPGQAQAPPLPPITPVPPSFEPSPPENGAPGGGQGGGDQGQGGGGQGQGGPPASTTPNSPPQAGPGAPFGSVPPSPIVMVPSPPGFGPGPGSGSGGGSGSGDGGGPFQPPIVYPPPLAPPMLPGAGQTLWCVAKPTVPDPIIQEAMDYACGSGAECDSILPSGACYHPNTVLAHASFAFNSYWQQNKATGGTATIITRDPSYEKCKFDLL from the exons ATGGCGCGCAAGGACACAGTGCCGCTTGTCACTGCTTCCGGCTTCGTGGTGGCGTCGCTGCTGCTCCTGCTCTGCGCCACTCGCTGCG AAGCGAGGGTCATGGCggcgagcaggagcaggagcaggagcaccaGCCCGCTGCTCAACGTGCTGTTCAAGCTCAACTTCATCCGCACGGTGGAGCCACCGCGCCGACTTCCCACTCCGACCGCCGACGCCACCGTCAGCCTCGCCGCGGGCGACACCAACTCGCCGTTCTGCGTCAACCCACCAGACGCGCCGTCGTCCACGACGCCTCCGTCCACGTCATCCACGTCATCCACGACGCCTCCGTCCACGTCGTCCACGCCTTCGTTGCCGGGCCAGGCCCaggcgccgccgctgccgccgatCACCCCCGTGCCGCCGTCCTTCGAGCCCAGCCCGCCGGAGAACGGCGCCCCGGGTGGAGGCCAGGGAGGAGGAGATCAAGGCCAGGGAGGAGGAGGTCAAGGCCAGGGAGGCCCACCGGCATCCACGACACCGAACTCGCCGCCGCAGGCAGGTCCGGGAGCGCCGTTTGGGTCGGTGCCGCCGAGCCCCATCGTCATGGTGCCGAGCCCGCCAGGATTCGGCCCTGGTCCCGGCTCCGGCTCAGGCGGTGGCTCGGGatccggcgacggcggcggcccgTTCCAGCCGCCGATCGTGTACCCACCTCCGCTGGCGCCGCCGATGCTGCCGGGCGCCGGGCAGACGCTGTGGTGCGTGGCCAAGCCCACGGTGCCGGACCCCATCATCCAGGAGGCCATGGACTACGCGTGCGGCTCCGGCGCCGAGTGCGACTCCATCCTGCCCAGCGGCGCGTGCTACCACCCCAACACCGTGCTCGCGCACGCCTCCTTCGCGTTCAACAGCTACTGGCAGCAGAACAAGGCGACCGGCGGCACCGCCACCATTATCACCAGAGACCCGA GCTACGAGAAGTGCAAATTTGACCTTCTGTGA
- the LOC103645955 gene encoding ent-kaur-16-ene synthase, chloroplastic isoform X1, translating into MPDVMAAALTGFSPRGVIPSRGRASLPGVARAYAERRLVAENTSLPNMHKEQLETIIRNQLRKPQLPPSSYDTAWVSMVPVRGSHQTPRFPQCVEWILQNQQDDGSWGVSQSDSSVSKDVLLSTLACVLALKRWNVGRENIWRGLHFIGRNFSVAMDEQFTSPIGFNFTFPGLLSLGIDMGLEFPVRQIDVCGILHRREMELKRLAVDSSFGRKAYMAFIPEGFGNMLDWDQVMKFQRKNGSLFSTPSTTAVALIHKYNDQALQYLNLLVNEFGSAVPAMYPSRVHCQLSMVDALEKMGISQRFVSEIESILDMAYNCWLQNDEELMMDIATFAMAFRLLRMNGYDVSSDELSHVAGASTFHDSLQGYLNDTKSLLELYKTSKVTLSENDLILDRIGSWSGNLLKDKMCCSRVQKDSIFGEIEYAVNFPLYSTLERLEHKRNIEHFDAWGSLMLTTKSSSFRINQEFLALAVEDFSFSQRVYRDELRHLDSWVKENKLDQLQFARQKLTYCYLSAAATVFSSELSDARISWAKNGVLTTVVDDFFDVGGSKEELENLIALVEKWHGHHAVEFYSEQVKIVFSAIYTTVNHLGAMASAAQGRDLTNHLVEIWLDLLRSMMVEAEWQRCQYVPTVEEYMTNAVVSFALGPIVLPALYFVGQELLEHAVKDEEYDKLFRLVSTCGRLLNDYQSLEREGNQGKLNSVSLLVLHSGGSMSIEAAKKAMQKSIDVSRRDLLRLVLRKESAVPRPCKELFWKMCKILHLFYSQNDGFSSPKEMVSAVNAVINEPLKVQNSTTFLSSSSR; encoded by the exons ATGCCCGACGTTATGGCCGCAGCCCTAACCGGCTTCTCGCCTCGCGGGGTGATTCCGAGCAGAGGCAGAGCATCTCTTCCCGGGGTCGCTAGAG CGTATGCCGAGAGGCGGTTGGTTGCAGAAAACACAAGCCTGCCAAACATG CATAAAGAACAACTTGAGACTATAATAAGGAATCAGCTCCGGAAGCCCCAGTTGCCACCTTCTTCATACGACACAGCGTGGGTTTCTATGGTGCCAGTGCGGGGCTCTCATCAGACTCCCCGCTTCCCACAGTGTGTTGAGTGGATACTGCAGAACCAGCAGGATGATGGATCTTGGGGTGTCAGCCAATCTGACTCATCGGTCAGCAAGGATGTTCTCCTATCCACGTTGGCATGTGTTCTTGCGTTGAAGAGATGGAATGTTGGCAGAGAGAACATTTGGAGAG GACTGCATTTCATCGGGAGGAATTTCTCTGTTGCTATGGACGAGCAGTTCACTTCTCCTATAGGTTTCAACTTCACCTTTCCTGGTTTGCTTAGCCTCGGCATTGATATGGGTTTAGAATTTCCTGTAAGACAAATTGATGTCTGTGGCATTCTTCACCGCCGGGAGATGGAATTGAAAAG GCTGGCTGTGGATAGTTCTTTTGGAAGAAAAGCATATATGGCTTTTATCCCAGAAGGATTCGGAAATATGCTGGACTGGGATCAAGTTATGAAGTTTCAGAGGAAGAATGGATCATTGTTCAGCACTCCTTCCACAACTGCTGTTGCATTAATCCACAAATACAACGACCAAGCCCTTCAATACCTAAATTTGCTTGTCAATGAATTTGGCAGTGCAG TACCAGCAATGTATCCTTCAAGGGTACATTGTCAGCTTTCAATGGTGGACGCGCTTGAAAAAATGGGAATTTCTCAGCGCTTTGTCAGTGAAATAGAAAGCATCCTGGACATGGCATACAA TTGCTGGTTACAGAATGATGAGGAACTCATGATGGACATAGCAACATTTGCAATGGCATTTCGCCTTTTGAGGATGAATGGTTACGATGTTTCCTCAG ATGAGCTGTCTCACGTTGCTGGAGCTTCCACTTTCCATGATTCACTACAAGGATATTTAAATGATACAAAATCCCTACTGGAATTGTACAAGACCTCAAAAGTCACCTTATCAGAAAACGATCTGATCTTAGATCGCATAGGATCCTGGTCTGGCAACTTATTGAAGGATAAGATGTGCTGTAGTAGGGTGCAAAAAGACTCGATTtttggagag ATCGAGTATGCTGTTAATTTTCCCTTGTATTCCACACTGGAGCGTCTAGAACACAAGAGAAACATCGAACATTTTGATGCTTGGGGTTCTCTGATGCTAACAACAAAATCCTC ATCTTTTCGTATCAATCAAGAATTCCTAGCTTTGGCAGTCGAAGATTTCAGTTTCTCTCAACGTGTTTACCGGGATGAACTTCGGCATCTTGATAG TTGGGTGAAGGAGAACAAGCTGGACCAGCTACAATTTGCTCGGCAGAAACTGACATATTGCTATCTGTCTGCTGCTGCTACCGTATTTTCTTCTGAATTGTCTGACGCTCGCATTTCATGGGCCAAAAATGGTGTCCTCACAACTGTGGTTGATGACTTCTTCGATGTTGGTGGATCAAAAGAAGAATTAGAAAACCTGATAGCACTAGTTGAGAA ATGGCATGGGCACCATGCAGTTGAGTTCTATTCGGAACAGGTGAAAATAGTATTTTCTGCTATTTATACAACAGTGAACCATCTTGGAGCAATGGCTTCTGCAGCACAAGGCCGTGATCTTACAAACCACCTAGTAGAAATA TGGCTGGATTTGTTAAGATCTATGATGGTCGAGGCAGAATGGCAGAGATGCCAATATGTACCAACAGTTGAAGAATACATGACAAATGCTGTTGTCTCATTTGCACTGGGCCCAATTGTGCTCCCAGCATTGTATTTTGTAGGGCAAGAGCTATTAGAGCATGCTGTCAAAGATGAAGAGTACGATAAATTATTTAGGCTAGTGAGCACTTGCGGGAGGCTCCTCAATGACTACCAAAGTTTAGAG AGGGAAGGCAACCAGGGGAAGCTGAATAGTGTTTCTCTACTTGTGCTCCACAGTGGTGGTTCTATGTCCATAGAAGCCGCTAAAAAGGCAATGCAGAAGTCCATAGACGTGTCTAGGAGAGACTTGCTAAGATTGGTTCTCAGGAAAGAAAGTGCTGTTCCTAGGCCATGCAAGGAGCTCTTCTGGAAGATGTGTAAGATACTTCACCTGTTTTACTCTCAGAATGATGGATTTAGCTCCCCAAAGGAAATGGTCAGTGCAGTGAATGCTGTTATCAACGAGCCACTCAAAGTCCAAAACAGTACTACGTTTTTGTCTAGTTCATCAAGGTAG
- the LOC109944469 gene encoding protein ALP1-like, with amino-acid sequence MSPSRRHHDSDSSDSDDETLILVNLLTLNIEARRQHRRRSGLPRRVIRRDHFAGENLIQHHYFGPNPVYPSHVFRRRFRMSRPLFLRILQGLQQQDTYFTQRVDATGMLGLGPLQKVCAALRILAYGLPSDAVDEYIQIGESTARECLHHFCRAIIQYFSAWYLRTPNEADIARIMHSSESRGFPGMLGSIDCMHWEWRNCPTAWRGQFCGRNGRASMILEAVATYDLWIWHAFFGMPGTNNDVNVLHRSPVFDPLITGRMPPVNYTVNGHAYNFGYYLADGIYPNWPTFVKAIRHPYEEKKVYFTQMQESCRKDIERAFGVLQARWAVLRGPAYGWDRNRLTEIITTCIIMHNMIVEDEGPLAANTDFGDNTSGIDASQIIGEGRAEWVINHFDIRRQDRSCSLQNDLVEHLWARRGTM; translated from the exons atgtctCCAAGTCGTAGGCATCATGATTCGGATTCAAGTGACAGTGACGACGAAACACTGATACTTGTTAATCTGCTCACCCTCAACATTGAGGCTAGACGCCAACACCGACGACGGTCCGGGTTACCTCGCCGCGTTATTCGCAGGGATCATTTTGCTGGAGAAAACCTTATCCAGCATCACTACTTCGGGCCGAACCCGGTGTATCCATCGCACGTGTTTCGTAGAAG GTTTCGCATGAGTAGGCCTCTGTTTCTCCGTATTTTGCAAGGACTTCAACAGCAGGATACATACTTTACACAAAGGGTTGACGCAACAGGCATGCTAGGACTCGGTCCCCTACAAAAAGTATGTGCGGCACTTCGCATACTTGCATATGGTTTACCTTCTGATGCGGTAGACGAGTACATTCAAATCGGGGAGTCTACAGCTAGAGAATGTCTTCATCATTTTTGTCGCGCAATCATACAATATTTTAGTGCCTGGTATCTACGGACTCCTAATGAAGCAGACATAGCACGTATCATGCACAGTAGCGAGTCAAGGGGTTTTCCTGGAATGTTGGGTTCCatagattgcatgcattgggagtggcggAACTGTCCTACAGCCTGGCGTGGTCAGTTTTGTGGTCGAAATGGTAGAGCGTCCATGATACTTGAGGCGGTAGCAACTTATGATCTATGGATTTGGCATGCTTTTTTTGGCATGCCAGGTACAAACAATGACGTTAACGTGCTGCACCGATCACCAGTCTTTGACCCTTTGATAACTGGTCGAATGCCACCTGTGAATTACACAGTAAATGGGCATGCTTACAACTTCGGATATTACTTAGCTGATGGTATTTACCCGAACTGGCCTACTTTTGTGAAAGCTATCAGACACCCGTATGAGGAAAAGAAAGTTTATTTCACACAAATGCAAGAGAGTTGCCGAAAAGATATTGAGCGTGCTTTCGGAGTTCTTCAAGCACGGTGGGCGGTGCTCCGTGGTCCAGCATATGGGTGGGATCGCAACCGTTTAACAGAGATAATCACAACTTGCATCATCATGCACAATATGATTGTGGAAGACGAAGGCCCTTTGGCTGCTAATACTGATTTCGGAGATAACACTTCCGGCATAGACGCATCTCAAATAATTGGAGAAGGAAGGGCAGAATGGGTCATTAACCACTTTGATATTCGTCGTCAAGATAGGTCTTGCTCCCTCCAAAATGATCTTGTCGAGCATTTGTGGGCTCGACGTGGCACCATGTAA
- the LOC103645954 gene encoding 36.4 kDa proline-rich protein-like precursor has translation MATMNHRIVPLLLVAATLLAQAAACPYCPTPKPPPPPPPSSSSTPCPPPPYSPSPSTPTGKCPVNTLKLLACVDALNGLVHAVIGTKASDTCCPLLSGVADLDAALCLCTTIKAKALSVSLVLPVAISVLVNECGKHVPSSFQCP, from the coding sequence ATGGCCACGATGAACCACCGCATTGTGCCCCTCCTGCTGGTCGCAGCCACACTGCTCGCGCAGGCCGCGGCCTGCCCCTACTGCCCGACGCcgaagccgccgccgcctccgccgccgtcgtcgtcgtccacgCCGTGCCCTCCCCCGCCCTACTCGCCGTCGCCGTCCACGCCGACGGGTAAGTGCCCCGTGAACACGCTCAAGCTGCTCGCGTGCGTGGACGCGCTCAACGGCCTCGTGCACGCCGTCATCGGGACCAAGGCCAGCGACACCTGCTGCCCGCTGCTCTCCGGCGTGGCCGACCTCGACGCCGCGCTCTGCCTCTGCACCACCATCAAGGCCAAGGCGCTCAGCGTCAGCCTCGTGCTCCCCGTCGCCATCTCGGTGCTCGTTAACGAGTGCGGCAAGCATGTGCCCTCCAGCTTCCAGTGCCCGTAA